A genome region from Sander vitreus isolate 19-12246 chromosome 21, sanVit1, whole genome shotgun sequence includes the following:
- the galk1 gene encoding galactokinase gives MASSCPSVAELVAAARGLYVQVFGEEAPRVAVCAPGRVNLIGEHTDYNQGFVLPMALPLVTVVVGSQTSGQDVTVVTATEDADEPRRVDFSLPSYGSALSPGLPSWANYVKGVIQHYRAPPVPGFRAVIASSVPLGGGLSSSASLEVAFYTFLQQLQPDDGDKVSKAVACQKAEHTHAGVPCGIMDQFVSVLGREGHALLIDCRSLEATPVPLADPGLVILITNSNVKHSLTGSEYPMRRRQCEEAASILGKASLRDATMKDLEEARDRLDDVTCRRARHVIEEIERTVRAAEALKRGAYKEFGKLMVESHNSLRDLYEVSCRELDELVCAAMEVEGVFGSRMTGGGFGGCTVTLLQAHAIDRTILHIQERYSGTPTFYVTTPSEGARALSLP, from the exons ATGGCCAGTTCTTGTCCTAGTGTAGCCGAGCTTGTTGCGGCTGCTCGCGGTCTGTATGTGCAGGTGTTCGGGGAAGAGGCTCCGCGGGTGGCGGTGTGTGCTCCCGGAAGAGTCAACCTGATAGGGGAGCACACTGACTACAACCAGGGATTTGTACTTCCAATG GCGCTGCCCCTGGTGACTGTGGTGGTAGGGAGTCAAACCTCTGGCCAGGATGTTACCGTGGTAACGGCAACAGAGGATGCTGATGAGCCTCGGAGGGTGGACTTCAGCCTGCCCAGTTATGGATCGGCGCTGTCTCCAGGGTTACCCAGCTGGGCAAACTATGTGAAGGGTGTTATACAGCATTACAGGg CTCCTCCTGTCCCAGGTTTCAGGGCGGTGATAGCCAGCAGTGTCCCCCTGGGAGGAGGTCTgtccagctctgcctctctgGAGGTGGCTTTCTACACATTCCTGCAGCAACTCCAGCCAG ATGACGGAGACAAGGTATCCAAAGCAGTGGCCTGTCAGAAGGCAGAACACACTCATGCTGGTGTCCCCTGTGGCATTATGGATCAGTTTGTGTCAGTTCTCGGCAGGGAGGGCCACGCTTTGCTCATTGACTGCAG GTCACTGGAGGCCACCCCTGTCCCTCTGGCAGATCCAGGCCTGGTCATTCTCATCACCAACTCCAATGTGAAACACTCTCTGACTGGCAGTGAGTACCCCATGAGACGCAGACAGTGTGAGGAGGCCGCCTCCATCCTGGGGAAAGCCAGTCTCAGAGATGCCACCATGAAGGATTTGGAGG AGGCAAGGGACCGACTGGATGACGTAACCTGTCGAAGAGCTCGTCATGTGATTGAGGAGATAGAAAGAACTGTCCGAGCTGCGGAGGCCCTGAAGAGAGGAGCCTACAAAGAGTTTGGCAAGCTAATGGTGGAGAGCCACAACTCCCTCAG AGATTTGTATGAGGTGAGCTGCAGGGAGCTGGATGAGCTGGTGTGTGCAGCCATGGAGGTGGAGGGGGTGTTTGGCAGCCGGATGACCGGTGGAGGGTTCGGTGGATGCACCGTGACTTTGCTACAGGCCCATGCTATTGACAGGACTATACTCCATATACag GAGCGATACAGTGGAACCCCGACGTTCTATGTCACAACTCCTTCAGAGGGAGCTCGGGCTCTCAGTCTGCCCTGA
- the LOC144536255 gene encoding BTB/POZ domain-containing protein KCTD21-like, whose product MLNLNSPDDNSNRNSLQDPVSLNVGGEIYTTTLDTLTRCRDSMLGAMFTGQIPVLRDNQGNVFIDRDGKVFRYILNYLRSSSLDLPDGFSELALLRREVDFFQIRPLLEEMCRYEALMPLSLRGGPLGAMIMVNVDSKVCCCACSHQRCVEGGFAPAYCFSAYSALSFQVRVLHFNLRHGPENYELRTCSVRAFTVDLFCTWRAFLALICERFSYRTSRGLTSPHPCNPRQNRLKLEWVPRPDELPQDQYDKQRYQGLTVSNTELTQLDDIVSVHRNPCDITDMQGFVEELLKVSLAEGFKVDLVTPDPAEILNCTSLRLVKC is encoded by the exons ATGCTGAACCTCAACTCACCGGACGACAACAGCAACAGGAACTCTCTCCAGGACCCGGTGTCATTGAACGTCGGTGGAGAAATTTACACTACAACCCTGGACACTCTGACCCGCTGCCGCGACTCGATGCTAGGTGCCATGTTCACGGGACAAATCCCCGTACTTAGAGATAACCAAGGGAATGTTTTCATAGACCGTGACGGTAaagtgttcaggtacattctgaaCTACCTGCGCTCCAGCTCCCTGGACCTGCCGGATGGCTTTTCAGAGCTGGCGCTGCTGCGCAGAGAGGTGGATTTCTTCCAGATACGCCCCCTGCTGGAGGAGATGTGCCGCTATGAGGCATTAATGCCTCTCAGCCTTAGAGGAGGGCCGCTAGGAGCCATGATAATGGTAAATGTTGATTCCAAGgtatgttgtt GTGCATGTTCACATCAGCGTTGTGTTGAGGGTGGCTTTGCTCCTGCATACTGCTTT TCAGCATATTCTGCCCTCTCATTCCAGGTTCGCGTTCTCCACTTTAACTTGCGCCACGGGCCAGAAAACTATGAGCTTCGCACATGCTCTGTGCGCGCCTTCACCGTTGACCTCTTTTGTACCTGGAGAGCCTTCCTGGCCCTCATTTGTGAGCGCTTCTCCTACAGAACATCGCGGGGTCTCACTAGCCCCCATCCGTGCAATCCAAGGCAGAACAGGCTGAAGCTGGAGTGGGTGCCGAGGCCCGACGAACTGCCGCAGGACCAGTACGACAAGCAGCGCTACCAGGGGCTCACTGTCTCCAACACCGAGCTCACGCAGTTAGACGACATCGTCAGTGTGCACCGGAACCCGTGTGATATCACCGACATGCAGGGATTTGTGGAGGAGCTGCTGAAGGTGTCTCTGGCTGAAGGGTTCAAGGTTGATCTGGTGACTCCTGACCCCGCGGAAATTCTTAACTGCACCTCACTTCGGCTTGTCAAGTGCTGA